A window from Chloroflexota bacterium encodes these proteins:
- a CDS encoding non-heme iron oxygenase ferredoxin subunit: MIRTGRFAVGAYSELAEGEAFRVRAGGIPLAVFKVRGEIKVIEDTCSHGQASLSEGEVSTEYCTVICPLHGSIFDLDTGEPLTAPATTPVERFESEVEDDQIVVTII; encoded by the coding sequence ATGATCCGGACCGGGCGCTTCGCGGTAGGCGCCTATTCGGAACTTGCCGAAGGCGAGGCGTTCAGGGTGCGGGCCGGCGGCATTCCGCTGGCGGTGTTCAAGGTCCGCGGCGAAATCAAAGTGATCGAGGACACATGCTCGCACGGCCAGGCCTCGCTGTCCGAGGGAGAGGTCAGCACCGAATACTGCACCGTCATCTGTCCCCTGCACGGGTCCATATTCGACCTGGATACCGGAGAGCCGCTGACGGCTCCAGCCACCACCCCGGTTGAGCGGTTCGAGAGCGAGGTCGAGGACGACCAGATCGTGGTAACGATCATCTGA
- the sufC gene encoding Fe-S cluster assembly ATPase SufC, whose product MTPNPLLQIEDLHVQRDDKEILHGLNLTVDEGQVHAVMGPNGSGKSTLANTLMGNPSCEITAGRILFRGEDISEWEVDERARAGIFLAFQYPVEIPGVPLVTFLREAINAVRGDEGPIGVREFRLRMLEKMDLLSVDSSFASRYLNDGFSGGEKKRCEILQMAMLEPALGILDETDSGLDIDALRIVAEGVNSLRTTDIGVLLITHYQRILRYIQPDFVHVLIDGDIVADGGPELAEALERDGYKQFAPETV is encoded by the coding sequence ATGACGCCAAATCCGCTGCTGCAAATCGAAGATTTGCACGTCCAGCGCGACGATAAAGAAATCCTGCACGGGCTGAACCTGACGGTCGACGAGGGCCAGGTTCATGCCGTGATGGGCCCCAACGGCTCCGGCAAAAGCACTCTGGCCAACACCCTGATGGGCAATCCCAGCTGCGAGATTACCGCCGGGCGGATCCTGTTCCGGGGCGAGGACATCTCCGAATGGGAAGTCGACGAGCGGGCCCGCGCCGGAATCTTCCTGGCCTTCCAGTACCCGGTCGAGATTCCCGGGGTGCCGCTGGTCACGTTCCTGCGCGAGGCGATCAACGCCGTCCGCGGCGACGAGGGTCCGATCGGGGTGCGCGAGTTCCGCCTGCGCATGCTGGAGAAGATGGACCTGCTCAGCGTCGACTCGAGTTTTGCCTCGCGGTACCTCAACGACGGGTTCTCAGGCGGTGAGAAGAAGCGCTGCGAAATCCTGCAGATGGCGATGCTGGAGCCGGCGCTGGGCATCCTCGACGAGACCGATTCGGGTCTGGACATCGACGCCCTGCGTATCGTTGCCGAGGGAGTGAATTCGCTCCGGACCACCGATATCGGAGTCCTCCTGATCACCCACTACCAGAGAATCCTGCGCTACATCCAGCCCGATTTCGTGCACGTGCTGATCGACGGCGACATCGTCGCCGACGGCGGGCCCGAGCTGGCCGAGGCGCTGGAGCGCGACGGATACAAGCAATTCGCACCGGAAACGGTTTAA
- the sufB gene encoding Fe-S cluster assembly protein SufB, with amino-acid sequence MATENVIKPPDAEIEFDYKYGFHDDVKADFITEPGLNEDVIRQISALKNEPAWMLELRLKAFAEFAGRPMPTWGADLSEIDFDKIHYYVRATDRGSEDNWDDVPDYIKNTFDRLGIPEAEKKFLAGVGAQYDSEVVYHNLQDQLASQGVVFLDMDGGLREYPELVEQYFSSVIPYNDNKFAALNTAVWSGGSFVYVPAGVHVELPLQAYFRINAESAGQFERTLIICEPGGSVHYIEGCTAPVYARDSLHSAVVEIIALEDAHVRYTTIQNWSNNVYNLVTKRATAAAGAAVEWIDGNIGSKVTMKYPAIHLLGERARGEVLSVAYANTNQHQDAGAKIVHAAPNTSSTITSKSISNGTGRATYRGLLKVEPDAVGSKSFVRCDAMLLTPDSKTDTYPYIEISEEDSQIGHEATVSKIGDEEIFYLMSRGLSEEKATSVIVTGFFEEFIKELPMEYAVEMNRLIELEMEGSVG; translated from the coding sequence ATGGCCACCGAAAACGTGATCAAGCCGCCCGACGCCGAAATCGAGTTCGACTACAAGTACGGATTTCACGACGACGTAAAAGCCGATTTCATCACCGAGCCGGGCCTGAATGAAGACGTGATCCGCCAGATCTCGGCACTAAAGAACGAGCCCGCCTGGATGCTCGAATTGCGCCTCAAGGCGTTTGCCGAATTCGCCGGACGTCCGATGCCGACCTGGGGCGCCGACCTCTCGGAGATCGATTTCGACAAGATTCACTACTACGTGCGCGCCACCGACCGCGGGTCCGAGGACAACTGGGACGACGTTCCCGACTACATCAAGAACACCTTCGACCGCCTGGGCATCCCGGAGGCCGAGAAGAAATTCCTGGCCGGGGTCGGGGCCCAGTACGACTCCGAAGTCGTGTACCACAACCTGCAGGACCAGCTCGCCTCGCAGGGCGTTGTCTTCCTCGACATGGACGGCGGGCTGCGCGAGTACCCCGAACTGGTCGAGCAGTATTTCAGTAGCGTCATCCCCTACAACGACAACAAGTTCGCCGCCCTAAACACCGCCGTCTGGAGCGGCGGGAGCTTCGTCTACGTCCCCGCCGGGGTGCATGTCGAACTGCCGCTGCAGGCCTATTTCCGGATAAACGCCGAATCGGCCGGCCAGTTCGAACGGACCCTGATCATCTGCGAGCCCGGCGGCTCGGTGCACTACATCGAAGGCTGCACCGCGCCGGTTTACGCGCGCGATTCGCTGCACTCGGCGGTGGTCGAGATCATCGCCCTAGAGGACGCGCACGTACGGTACACGACGATCCAGAACTGGTCCAACAACGTGTACAACCTGGTCACCAAGCGCGCCACCGCCGCGGCCGGGGCGGCCGTCGAATGGATCGACGGCAACATCGGCTCCAAAGTGACCATGAAATACCCGGCCATCCATCTGCTCGGCGAACGCGCCCGCGGCGAGGTCCTCTCGGTCGCCTACGCCAATACGAACCAGCATCAGGACGCCGGCGCCAAGATCGTCCACGCCGCCCCCAACACCTCGTCCACGATCACGTCCAAGTCGATCTCCAACGGGACCGGAAGGGCCACCTACCGCGGCCTGCTCAAGGTCGAACCCGACGCGGTCGGCTCGAAATCGTTCGTGCGCTGCGACGCGATGCTGCTTACGCCCGATTCCAAGACCGACACCTACCCCTACATCGAAATTTCCGAGGAAGACTCCCAGATCGGTCATGAGGCGACCGTCTCCAAGATCGGCGACGAGGAGATCTTCTACCTGATGAGCCGCGGCCTCTCCGAGGAGAAGGCCACCTCGGTAATCGTCACCGGGTTCTTCGAAGAGTTCATCAAGGAGCTGCCGATGGAATACGCGGTAGAGATGAACCGACTCATCGAGCTCGAGATGGAGGGATCGGTCGGCTGA
- the sufD gene encoding Fe-S cluster assembly protein SufD, translating to MALSPTLEARPSAELVKAHARQGREPDWLVAQRLASWQTYCDTPLPKITDETWRRTDLRGISPDDFAPWGERPPAAAPAGLFEKDWFAGRSIQVDWHDPEIELDSGLADSGLIFCSLARAARDHPGLLERFPGLAEQSPSSLQKFTTLNGAFWNGGLFIYVPPGLSVAAPLYSMIATTRSRIAVFPRLLIWVDDGASLELVEEHCSETLDDETLACPLTYAYVGDRATLNYEHVQNWGLHTAAFAQTRTLAGRNARVNLCQFSLGAALAKSYTEVSFPQPGSEGQVWGLTLLDGRRHIDHETRQIHHGDHTYSNLFYKGVLRERSRSVFYGTIEISDTAGQSNTYQQNDNLLLSKQARADSIPGMEIRTYDVRCTHGATIGRIEEEELFYLMSRGFTRPVAEGLAIRGYVEPVLAQVSDERCRDRLEQEVLFRAGVRGR from the coding sequence ATGGCGCTTTCACCGACCCTAGAAGCTCGCCCCAGCGCCGAGCTCGTTAAGGCCCATGCCCGCCAGGGCCGCGAACCCGACTGGCTGGTAGCCCAGCGCCTGGCCAGCTGGCAAACCTACTGCGACACGCCGCTGCCCAAGATCACCGACGAGACCTGGCGCCGCACCGATCTGCGCGGAATCTCCCCCGATGATTTCGCGCCCTGGGGCGAGCGCCCGCCGGCCGCGGCGCCGGCCGGATTATTCGAAAAAGATTGGTTTGCCGGCCGCAGCATCCAGGTCGACTGGCACGACCCCGAAATCGAGCTCGATTCCGGCCTGGCCGATTCCGGACTTATCTTCTGTTCGCTGGCCCGGGCGGCCCGCGACCATCCCGGCCTGCTGGAGCGGTTTCCGGGCCTGGCCGAGCAATCGCCCAGTTCGCTGCAGAAATTCACCACCCTCAACGGCGCTTTCTGGAACGGCGGCCTGTTCATCTACGTGCCGCCGGGCCTGAGCGTTGCGGCGCCGCTGTACAGCATGATCGCGACTACCCGCAGCCGGATCGCGGTGTTTCCGCGCCTGCTGATCTGGGTGGACGACGGCGCCAGTCTTGAACTGGTCGAAGAGCACTGCTCGGAGACCCTCGACGACGAGACCCTGGCCTGCCCGCTCACCTACGCCTATGTCGGCGATCGCGCCACCCTCAATTACGAGCACGTCCAGAACTGGGGCCTGCACACGGCCGCGTTCGCCCAGACGCGGACGCTGGCGGGGCGCAACGCGCGCGTGAACCTCTGCCAGTTCTCGCTCGGGGCGGCCCTGGCCAAGTCATACACCGAGGTCTCGTTTCCGCAGCCGGGCTCGGAGGGCCAGGTCTGGGGGTTGACCCTGCTCGACGGACGCCGGCACATCGACCACGAGACCCGCCAGATCCACCACGGCGACCACACCTACTCGAACCTCTTCTACAAGGGCGTGCTGCGGGAGCGCTCGCGCTCGGTCTTCTACGGAACGATCGAGATCTCCGACACCGCCGGCCAGTCGAACACCTACCAGCAGAACGACAACCTGCTGCTTTCCAAGCAGGCCCGCGCCGACTCGATCCCGGGAATGGAGATCCGCACCTACGACGTACGCTGCACCCACGGCGCCACGATCGGGCGCATCGAGGAGGAAGAGCTCTTCTACCTGATGAGTCGGGGCTTTACGCGACCGGTGGCCGAAGGGCTGGCGATTCGCGGCTACGTCGAACCGGTGCTGGCGCAGGTATCCGACGAACGCTGCCGCGACCGACTCGAGCAGGAAGTGCTCTTTCGCGCCGGCGTGCGCGGACGCTAG